One Glycine soja cultivar W05 chromosome 2, ASM419377v2, whole genome shotgun sequence genomic region harbors:
- the LOC114392005 gene encoding probable DNA helicase MCM8: MWHVCCMVYSMRGWDWLRRGSRRWVWWKEELWWGTIILTAGITLALFGGVRKHPMDQNNVPVRGDIHVIIVGNPGLGKSQLLQAAAAVSPRGIFVFGNATTKDGLTVAVVKDSMTSDYAFEAGAMVLADSGLCCIDELDKMSIEHQDLLKAMEQQRVSIAKAGLVASLSSRTFVLAAANPACGHYK; encoded by the exons ATGTGGCACGTGTGTTGTATGGTTTACTCAATGAGGGGCTGGGATTGGTTGCGGAGAGGCTCACGAAGATGGGTCTGGTGGAAGGAAGAGTTATGGTGGGGCACTATTATTTTGACAGCTGGGATAACCCTTGCATTATTTGGTGGTGTACGAAAGCATCCTATGGATCAGAATAATGTTCCTGTCAGGGGAGATATTCATGTCATAATTGTTG GTAATCCTGGTCTAGGTAAGAGCCAGTTGCTACAAGCAGCAGCTGCTGTCTCTCCACGTGGTATCTTTGTCTTTGGTAATGCCACAACCAAAGATGGCCTCACAGTAGCTGTAGTGAAGGATTCCATGACAAGTGACTATGCTTTTGAGGCCG GTGCTATGGTGCTGGCTGACAGTGGATTGTGTTGTATTGATGAGTTAGATAAAATGTCAATAGAGCATCAG GATTTGCTTAAGGCGATGGAGCAACAGCGTGTTTCTATTGCAAAGGCAGGATTAGTAGCAAGTTTATCATCCAGGACTTTTGTCTTAGCAGCTGCAAACCCCGCTTGTGGTCACTATaagtaa